A window from Ignavibacteriota bacterium encodes these proteins:
- a CDS encoding FkbM family methyltransferase: MNQLFYKIIYNSNINFILRSINKFLLSIIDVKIKIPPSGTIFLEVDSKKLKIKTNQTNFVTHLLYWKGYLNFEYTNIFLSLINKIDSFYDVGANIGYYSLLAAIKNPNLKVVSFEPARGPLFYLQKNVDLNNLKNIQIQPIALSDHEGEIIFYESKNSKYKYLEYNLGGEGNAGSKTDEKNFIKTKVPTITFNKYIVKNKVDKIDLIKIDTEGTENLILENADLVLDKFKPIIICETLFNVIEEELENLMKKFGYEFYNHEEKGLKKVATIKREFDNKVRNCFFVHPIKYSLIEEYLL; this comes from the coding sequence ATGAATCAGTTGTTTTACAAAATTATCTACAATAGTAATATTAATTTTATTTTAAGAAGCATAAACAAATTCTTATTAAGTATAATTGACGTCAAAATTAAAATTCCACCATCAGGAACCATTTTCCTTGAAGTTGATTCTAAGAAATTAAAAATAAAAACCAACCAAACAAATTTTGTAACTCATCTGCTTTATTGGAAAGGTTATCTAAATTTTGAATACACGAATATTTTTCTTTCACTAATTAATAAAATTGATTCATTCTATGATGTTGGTGCAAATATAGGTTATTATTCACTATTGGCAGCAATTAAAAATCCTAATTTAAAAGTTGTAAGTTTTGAACCGGCTCGCGGGCCTTTATTCTATTTGCAAAAAAATGTTGACTTGAATAATCTAAAAAATATTCAAATACAACCAATTGCTTTATCGGATCACGAAGGTGAAATAATTTTTTACGAATCGAAAAATTCTAAATACAAATATCTTGAATATAATTTAGGCGGCGAAGGAAATGCCGGAAGTAAAACTGACGAAAAGAATTTTATCAAAACTAAAGTTCCTACAATTACGTTTAATAAGTATATTGTAAAAAATAAAGTTGATAAAATTGATTTGATTAAAATTGATACCGAAGGAACTGAAAATTTAATTTTAGAAAATGCCGATTTGGTTCTTGATAAATTTAAACCAATTATAATTTGTGAAACTCTTTTTAATGTAATTGAAGAAGAACTTGAAAATTTAATGAAAAAATTTGGCTATGAATTTTATAATCATGAAGAAAAAGGATTAAAAAAAGTCGCAACAATAAAAAGAGAATTTGATAACAAAGTTAGAAACTGTTTTTTTGTTCATCCAATAAAATATTCTCTTATAGAAGAATATTTACTTTAA
- a CDS encoding oligosaccharide flippase family protein, with protein sequence MFAELKKTLRQSTIYSLGNLTSKVIGFILLPLYTDYLTVSEYGIFAILEATSQILIGIFGFNFTTSMMRWCASEKSSSEQKKIISSTFFSTIIIAMIFSLITIPFNKDISEIILSTSKFSNYITILLLSVSFGILSNVPLEVIRFREKPSFYVFLNISKFVLIVLLNVYFIVYAKMGVVGIILSQLIGFAYIILASFPFMLKNMNFSFSTKIIGEMFRFGFPLVFSTSALLALSLGDRYIIKYFMDEASVGIYSLGNKIASVINVFILQSFQVGFLPIAYKKIHDENSKRYFSKVATYLIFILMISALSLSIFGKEIVKTFSLKTEYWDAYFVIPFISLAFVFKGMQYVFSLPFHFVKKTSYIAYIVGVSAALNILLNIYFVSKFGYVAAGIVMLGSYFLMTFFYFISAKKYYYIPFEISKIIKMILVGILLYSVSLFVDDANLFVRFPVKIILLCLFPFILFLLKFYEPIEITTVKKYWGKIF encoded by the coding sequence ATGTTTGCCGAATTAAAAAAAACACTTCGACAATCGACAATTTATAGTTTAGGAAATTTAACTTCTAAAGTAATTGGTTTTATTCTTCTTCCGCTTTATACTGATTATTTAACGGTTTCGGAATATGGAATTTTTGCAATACTAGAAGCTACTTCACAGATTTTAATTGGAATTTTCGGATTCAATTTTACAACTTCAATGATGCGTTGGTGTGCTTCGGAAAAATCATCAAGCGAACAAAAAAAAATAATTTCTTCTACATTTTTTTCAACAATAATTATTGCAATGATTTTCAGCTTAATTACAATTCCGTTCAATAAAGATATTTCTGAAATTATTCTCTCAACTTCAAAATTCAGCAATTATATAACAATTTTACTTTTATCGGTTTCATTTGGAATTTTAAGCAATGTTCCGCTTGAAGTAATTAGGTTTAGAGAAAAACCATCTTTTTATGTTTTTCTAAATATTTCTAAATTTGTTTTAATAGTTCTGCTTAACGTTTATTTCATCGTCTATGCAAAGATGGGTGTTGTAGGAATTATTTTAAGTCAGTTAATTGGATTTGCATACATAATTTTGGCTTCATTTCCGTTTATGTTAAAAAATATGAACTTTTCATTCAGCACAAAAATTATCGGCGAAATGTTCAGATTCGGTTTCCCGCTTGTGTTTTCAACATCGGCATTATTAGCTTTATCTTTAGGCGATAGATACATTATAAAATATTTTATGGATGAAGCAAGTGTTGGAATTTATTCACTTGGGAATAAAATAGCTAGCGTAATTAATGTATTTATTCTGCAGTCATTTCAAGTTGGTTTTTTACCAATCGCTTATAAAAAAATTCATGATGAAAATTCAAAGAGATATTTTTCAAAAGTTGCAACGTATTTAATTTTTATTTTAATGATTTCCGCACTTTCGTTATCAATCTTTGGAAAAGAAATTGTAAAAACTTTCAGCTTAAAAACAGAATATTGGGATGCATATTTTGTGATTCCGTTTATAAGTCTGGCGTTTGTTTTCAAAGGAATGCAATATGTATTTTCCTTGCCGTTCCACTTTGTAAAAAAAACAAGCTACATTGCATATATTGTGGGCGTTTCGGCAGCACTAAATATTTTGCTTAATATTTATTTTGTTTCAAAATTTGGATATGTCGCTGCTGGAATTGTTATGCTTGGTTCTTATTTTTTAATGACTTTCTTTTACTTTATTTCAGCAAAAAAATATTATTACATTCCGTTTGAAATTTCAAAAATTATTAAAATGATTTTGGTCGGAATTTTACTTTATTCAGTTTCACTTTTTGTAGATGATGCAAATTTATTTGTAAGATTTCCGGTTAAAATAATTCTACTTTGTCTTTTCCCATTTATTTTATTTTTATTAAAATTTTACGAACCGATTGAAATTACCACCGTAAAAAAATATTGGGGGAAAATATTTTAA
- a CDS encoding methyltransferase domain-containing protein, whose product MDNKDFYEKFDWVKANLAHKLQGKIERLINEIPSDVKSIIDIGCGDGAISNKLHSKFNVVAVDRGFQPLKFVNSNAVQASADLLSFRDNSFDMVFSSETIEHLPDDIFIKSISEFKRISKKYIFLTFPNNENIEKQLTQCPKCNFIFNKSYHLRSLNSEIIKNHFPEYKIISEFEIGTMIRQYNKLLSKIKHKYSPSISWIPYYWTKNDNALRTTLCANCSHSFRIEYKFHPIASACDMLNIFVSKKNPYQLCILLEKK is encoded by the coding sequence ATGGATAATAAAGATTTTTATGAAAAATTTGATTGGGTAAAAGCTAATCTTGCACATAAATTACAAGGAAAAATTGAAAGGCTAATTAACGAAATTCCTTCTGATGTAAAATCAATAATTGATATTGGCTGCGGCGATGGAGCAATTTCAAATAAATTACATTCAAAATTTAATGTTGTTGCTGTTGATAGAGGTTTTCAACCCCTTAAATTCGTTAATTCAAATGCTGTTCAAGCTTCAGCTGATTTATTATCATTCAGAGATAATTCATTCGATATGGTTTTCAGTAGTGAAACAATTGAACATTTACCGGATGATATTTTTATCAAATCAATTAGTGAATTCAAACGAATAAGTAAAAAATATATTTTTTTAACTTTTCCGAATAATGAAAATATTGAGAAACAGTTAACTCAATGTCCAAAATGTAATTTCATTTTTAATAAATCTTATCATTTACGAAGTTTAAATTCTGAAATTATTAAAAATCATTTTCCGGAATATAAAATTATTTCTGAGTTTGAAATTGGAACTATGATAAGACAATACAATAAATTACTAAGTAAAATAAAACATAAATATTCTCCGTCAATTTCTTGGATTCCTTATTACTGGACAAAAAATGATAATGCATTAAGAACAACCTTGTGTGCAAATTGCAGTCATTCGTTTCGCATTGAATATAAATTTCATCCAATTGCATCAGCTTGTGATATGTTAAATATTTTTGTTTCAAAAAAAAATCCATATCAACTTTGTATTTTACTTGAGAAAAAATAA
- a CDS encoding glycosyltransferase family 4 protein, producing the protein MNIGMLLDKEFYGDLRVENEVQALSQAGFNVFVFCFSFGGISKADEYFGAKIIHIPVSKKLVYKLRGLINTLFNFYPYYVVNLIKKYLVQYKIDVLHIHDLYLFQIGLILKKKNPKLILVGDLHENYVEGLKHYKFANTFPGNWLISIKKWENKEIEWCKNFDCLITVIEEAVDRYTSLGILKEKIFVVSNYVNLDSFQVNEFENTILEKFKNFRTLTYVGGFDIHRGLESAIKAVPIIIKHISNFKLVFVGEGANLIALKSLSKKLEIENYISFEGWQHHSKLPSYIKAADICLIPHLKTQHTDNTIPHKLFQYMLMGKPVIASNCNPIKRILNEVNAGLIYEANNEKYLAEKVIEIFNDQNKINAFGENGKNAVLEKYNWNATSKNLIKLFKNIETKNG; encoded by the coding sequence ATGAATATTGGAATGCTTTTAGATAAGGAATTTTACGGCGATTTACGAGTTGAAAATGAAGTGCAAGCCTTATCTCAAGCTGGTTTTAATGTGTTTGTCTTTTGTTTTTCCTTTGGTGGAATTTCTAAAGCAGATGAATATTTTGGAGCCAAAATTATTCACATTCCGGTTTCTAAAAAGTTAGTTTATAAATTGCGCGGATTGATAAATACTCTATTTAATTTTTATCCATACTATGTTGTGAATTTAATTAAGAAATATTTGGTTCAGTACAAAATTGATGTTCTTCATATTCACGATTTATATTTATTTCAAATTGGATTAATACTCAAAAAGAAAAATCCTAAACTTATTTTGGTTGGTGATTTGCACGAAAATTATGTTGAGGGATTAAAGCATTATAAATTTGCAAATACATTTCCGGGAAATTGGTTAATATCTATTAAGAAATGGGAAAATAAAGAAATAGAATGGTGCAAAAATTTTGATTGTTTAATTACAGTAATAGAAGAAGCCGTAGATAGATATACATCTCTTGGAATTCTAAAAGAAAAAATTTTCGTTGTTTCCAATTATGTAAATCTTGATTCATTTCAAGTTAATGAATTTGAAAATACAATTTTGGAAAAGTTTAAAAATTTTAGAACACTAACTTACGTCGGCGGATTTGATATACACAGAGGTTTGGAGAGTGCGATAAAAGCTGTACCGATTATAATTAAACATATTTCCAATTTTAAATTGGTGTTTGTTGGTGAAGGAGCAAATTTAATTGCACTTAAATCGCTTTCCAAAAAATTAGAAATTGAAAATTATATTTCATTTGAAGGTTGGCAGCATCATTCAAAACTTCCTTCATATATTAAAGCTGCTGATATTTGTTTAATTCCGCATTTAAAAACTCAACATACGGATAATACAATTCCGCATAAATTATTTCAGTATATGTTAATGGGTAAACCGGTTATTGCATCAAATTGTAATCCAATTAAAAGAATTTTGAATGAAGTAAATGCCGGACTTATTTACGAAGCAAACAATGAAAAATACTTAGCAGAAAAAGTGATTGAAATTTTTAATGATCAAAATAAAATAAATGCGTTTGGTGAAAACGGCAAAAATGCTGTCTTGGAAAAGTATAACTGGAATGCAACAAGTAAAAATTTAATTAAGTTATTTAAAAATATTGAAACGAAAAATGGATAA
- a CDS encoding ArsR family transcriptional regulator — protein MLNSIITSETKIKLLLKFFLNPKTKGYLRQLSSEFNESTNGIRVELNKLEEAKILSAQFEGRNKIYKANSSHPLFDELRNIVLKSTGIDKVISDIIQKVGDIKSAFIRGDYAIGKDSGLIDLVIVGNELNKTEIERVRKKTEKLIDRKISILILNSDEYKNLKSNFEKEACFILLEGKSK, from the coding sequence ATGTTAAATTCAATTATAACATCTGAAACCAAAATTAAGTTATTACTAAAGTTTTTTCTTAATCCAAAAACTAAGGGATACTTAAGGCAGTTAAGTTCTGAGTTTAATGAATCGACAAACGGTATTAGGGTTGAGCTTAATAAATTGGAAGAAGCAAAAATTCTTTCTGCACAATTTGAAGGAAGGAATAAAATTTATAAGGCAAATTCTTCGCATCCTTTATTTGATGAATTAAGAAATATTGTTTTAAAATCTACCGGAATTGATAAAGTAATTTCCGATATAATTCAAAAAGTGGGAGATATAAAATCAGCTTTTATTCGTGGAGATTATGCAATCGGAAAAGACAGCGGCTTAATCGATTTGGTAATTGTCGGCAATGAATTAAACAAAACCGAAATCGAAAGAGTGAGAAAAAAAACCGAAAAATTAATTGATAGAAAAATTTCCATATTGATTTTAAATTCAGATGAATACAAAAATTTGAAATCCAATTTTGAAAAAGAAGCTTGCTTTATTCTGCTTGAAGGAAAATCAAAATGA
- a CDS encoding YfhO family protein, with product MTKKIKKLDTEKPAVNYLENVPKKFRDLIAIVLILIPLLYFFLPFALNSVAPTGTDVLANLGQTHNWVEWNKKTGETALWNPAIFGGEPIYNRLTPTLIHVDSFLAFLGKLLFWAFWYLLAGGLGIYYLLKYKNIPWYLAVIAAVAFVLLPDWQAQIGEGHNSKLRALMILPWFILSFSYFFENKTWLSTGLFALVFSWLVRTHHFQIIFYAILVLFFLYVYPTILLFIKKEFKQAGNLILKFSIALTLTFLTTAQPLFTTNEYAKYTIRGGNPVQIGEDAKSAKEAKGVDLDYATGWSFSPNEVFDFFLPHFSGGISAELYNGDKYPQLKGRQIPAYWGQKPFSGNYATMGMILFLFAVLGVIYYRKDKFVIGLAVFAIFSILLSFGKHFETLYSLFFYYVPYFSKFRAPAMILNVTFPVILILSGYGLKAIIENNSAKDKQIFFSTFLIGLASILVILFTYSSYGFTTANEAAQYDANTINLLKEIRKELLTNDIWNLIIILGLTIVIISAFIYRKINTTIFVVLVLIISAFELFIISKKAHSIIPLNNLEQLEKSEFKQTSITQELNNTDKSMRAIVLGQGFTSNHYAYFYNLISGYSAIKLQIIQDIIAHNLYAAQSQDRINWNIINMMSGKYIIVPAQLNYPFLTLAAQDNESKEVMYLNRNALPKAWFVKEVRKMQTPEEIVLFMNSPNFKPDSSALVLNSSYVSKVSFDGNGDIKLVEHNPNYVELETNTNSEQFMVLSEIFYPEGWKANIDNTETTIYQTNHILRGIQVPAGKHKITFEFKPQTYYTSLTFLWIGNIIILGLILIPGIFNFKKKNI from the coding sequence ATGACAAAAAAAATAAAAAAACTTGATACCGAAAAACCGGCCGTTAATTATTTAGAAAATGTTCCAAAAAAATTTAGAGATTTAATTGCAATAGTTTTAATCCTTATTCCACTTTTATATTTCTTTTTACCATTTGCATTAAATAGTGTTGCTCCAACCGGAACTGATGTTTTGGCAAATCTTGGTCAAACACACAATTGGGTTGAGTGGAATAAAAAAACTGGTGAAACTGCTTTATGGAATCCGGCAATATTTGGCGGTGAACCAATCTACAATAGGCTAACCCCAACTTTAATTCATGTTGATTCTTTTTTGGCTTTTTTAGGAAAATTGCTCTTTTGGGCTTTTTGGTATTTGTTGGCAGGTGGTTTAGGAATATATTATTTACTTAAGTATAAAAATATTCCTTGGTATTTGGCAGTAATTGCTGCGGTTGCTTTTGTACTATTGCCCGATTGGCAAGCCCAGATTGGCGAAGGTCACAATTCTAAATTAAGAGCTTTGATGATTCTTCCTTGGTTTATTCTTTCTTTTTCTTACTTTTTTGAAAATAAAACATGGCTCAGCACGGGATTATTTGCTTTAGTATTTTCATGGCTTGTACGAACTCATCATTTTCAAATTATATTTTATGCAATTTTGGTTTTGTTCTTCTTGTATGTTTATCCAACAATTTTATTATTCATTAAAAAAGAATTTAAGCAAGCTGGAAATTTAATTTTAAAATTTAGTATTGCATTAACATTAACTTTTCTAACAACAGCACAGCCTTTATTTACAACAAATGAATATGCAAAATATACTATACGTGGTGGAAATCCAGTACAGATTGGAGAAGATGCAAAATCTGCAAAAGAAGCAAAAGGTGTTGATTTAGATTACGCAACCGGCTGGTCATTTTCCCCAAATGAAGTTTTCGATTTTTTCCTTCCTCATTTTTCCGGTGGAATTTCTGCAGAATTATATAACGGTGATAAATATCCTCAGTTAAAAGGGAGACAAATTCCTGCTTATTGGGGACAGAAACCTTTTTCCGGAAATTATGCAACAATGGGAATGATACTTTTCTTGTTTGCCGTTCTCGGTGTTATTTACTATCGAAAAGATAAATTCGTAATTGGTTTGGCTGTCTTTGCAATATTTTCAATTCTGCTTTCTTTCGGAAAACATTTTGAAACTTTATACAGTTTGTTTTTTTACTACGTTCCTTACTTTTCAAAATTCCGCGCCCCGGCAATGATTTTAAATGTTACTTTTCCGGTAATTTTAATTCTTTCCGGTTATGGTTTAAAAGCAATCATTGAAAATAATTCCGCAAAAGATAAACAAATATTTTTTTCAACATTTTTAATTGGATTAGCTTCAATACTTGTAATTCTTTTTACATATTCTTCTTACGGATTTACAACTGCAAATGAAGCTGCGCAATATGATGCAAACACAATTAACTTGTTGAAAGAAATACGCAAAGAACTTTTAACAAATGATATCTGGAATTTAATAATCATTTTGGGATTAACAATCGTAATTATTTCTGCATTCATTTATAGAAAAATTAACACAACAATTTTTGTCGTTTTAGTTTTAATAATTTCAGCATTCGAACTATTTATAATTTCTAAAAAAGCTCATTCAATAATTCCGCTTAATAATTTAGAACAATTAGAAAAATCTGAGTTTAAGCAAACTTCAATTACTCAAGAATTGAATAATACAGATAAATCAATGCGCGCAATTGTTTTGGGACAAGGTTTTACGAGTAATCATTACGCATATTTTTATAATTTAATCAGCGGATACAGCGCAATAAAATTGCAGATTATTCAAGATATAATTGCACACAATCTATATGCTGCACAATCGCAAGATAGAATAAACTGGAACATTATAAATATGATGAGCGGAAAATATATAATTGTTCCGGCGCAATTAAATTATCCGTTTTTAACTTTGGCTGCTCAAGATAATGAAAGTAAAGAAGTTATGTACTTGAACCGAAATGCTTTACCAAAGGCTTGGTTTGTTAAGGAAGTTAGAAAAATGCAAACCCCGGAAGAAATTGTTTTATTTATGAATTCTCCAAACTTTAAACCGGATTCATCTGCATTAGTTTTAAATTCATCTTATGTCAGTAAAGTTAGTTTTGATGGAAATGGTGATATAAAATTAGTTGAACACAATCCAAATTATGTGGAACTTGAAACAAATACTAACTCAGAACAATTTATGGTATTATCGGAAATATTTTATCCGGAAGGCTGGAAAGCCAATATTGATAATACCGAAACAACAATTTATCAAACAAATCATATTTTAAGAGGAATTCAAGTTCCGGCTGGAAAACATAAAATTACTTTTGAGTTTAAACCTCAAACATATTATACAAGTCTCACATTTTTGTGGATCGGAAATATTATTATTTTGGGATTGATATTAATTCCGGGAATTTTCAACTTCAAGAAAAAAAATATCTAA
- the wecB gene encoding UDP-N-acetylglucosamine 2-epimerase (non-hydrolyzing) yields the protein MKIIEIIGARPQFVKAAVVSKQLRKFPEVKDLILHTGQHYDENMSKVFFDELQIPKPDFNLNVGSGHHGKQTALMLEGIERILIDENPDWVLVYGDTNSTIAGSLAASKLHIKVAHVEAGLRSFNRLMPEEINRITTDHISDILFAPTQNAMNLLGKEGLKNRSYFSGDVMFDSVLFYRNLAEEKLSLYQITHLNEFYLATIHRQENTDDINRLQNIFTAFSNLDFPVLLPLHPRTQKYLQQIKFSENVKIINPVSYLEMIILLKNCKKVLTDSGGLQKEAYFLQKQCITLREETEWIETLENNWNFIVGTDVTKILNSAKLSPTSKQKNYFGDGNAGELIANYLQKN from the coding sequence ATGAAAATTATTGAAATAATTGGCGCAAGACCACAATTTGTTAAAGCAGCAGTTGTTAGCAAACAATTGAGAAAATTTCCGGAAGTAAAAGATTTAATACTTCATACCGGGCAGCATTATGATGAAAATATGTCAAAAGTATTTTTTGATGAATTGCAAATTCCAAAGCCGGATTTTAATTTAAATGTAGGCTCGGGACATCACGGAAAGCAAACTGCGCTTATGCTTGAAGGAATTGAGAGAATTTTAATTGATGAAAATCCCGATTGGGTTTTAGTTTATGGTGATACAAATTCAACAATTGCCGGATCTTTAGCCGCAAGCAAACTTCATATAAAAGTTGCACATGTTGAAGCCGGATTAAGAAGTTTTAACAGACTAATGCCGGAAGAAATTAATAGAATTACAACAGATCACATTTCCGATATTTTATTTGCACCGACGCAAAACGCAATGAATCTTTTGGGGAAAGAAGGATTAAAAAATAGATCATATTTTTCCGGCGATGTGATGTTTGATTCGGTTTTGTTCTATCGAAATTTAGCTGAAGAGAAATTATCCTTATATCAAATTACTCATTTAAACGAATTTTATTTGGCAACAATTCATCGACAGGAAAACACAGATGATATAAATCGTTTACAAAATATTTTTACAGCTTTTTCTAATTTGGATTTCCCAGTTTTACTTCCGCTTCATCCACGAACACAAAAATATTTACAACAAATTAAATTTTCCGAAAATGTAAAAATTATAAATCCCGTTAGTTATTTGGAAATGATAATACTTTTAAAGAATTGCAAAAAAGTTTTAACCGATAGCGGCGGTTTGCAAAAAGAAGCTTATTTCCTTCAGAAGCAATGTATAACTTTACGTGAAGAAACAGAATGGATTGAAACTTTAGAAAACAACTGGAATTTTATAGTAGGAACAGATGTTACGAAAATTCTTAATTCTGCAAAACTTTCGCCGACTTCTAAACAAAAAAATTATTTTGGTGATGGAAATGCTGGGGAACTAATTGCAAATTATTTACAAAAAAATTAA
- a CDS encoding glycosyltransferase family 4 protein — protein MKKVLIITYYWPPAGGAGVQRVLKFAKYLPQFGWTPIILTVENPDCPVIDETLLNDIPTECKVYKTKSIEPFELYKTLTGKSKNYKIPSDVITKSTNLSLTEKISKWLRINLFIPDAKIGWKYFAVKEGLKIIRKEKVDLIFSTSPPHTVQLIANKLAKFTKLKWVADFRDPWMEIVHYQNLQRNFFTKLIDQNLEKKVLKNADSIITISDDIVDLFKSKIGEKKYFVIPNGFDETDFHKTEKVKNNIFTIAYTGVITKTRVPFVFLSALKKFINEDDITNIKFIIAGKTCSEFSNEVRKLNLENYVKEKGFLPHHESTNILQNADVLLLIIDDVPNNKGFLTGKIFEYLGSKKPIYAVGPIDGNANEIIVKSDCGKMVDYKDEKNTYNLLKEMYDNWQNNSFNYKYNVEEYSRKNLTKKLSQIFDEEIK, from the coding sequence ATGAAAAAAGTCTTAATCATAACATATTATTGGCCGCCGGCTGGTGGAGCCGGAGTTCAAAGAGTTTTAAAATTTGCAAAATACTTACCTCAATTTGGATGGACACCGATAATTTTAACTGTTGAAAATCCCGATTGTCCAGTTATTGATGAAACTTTATTAAACGATATTCCAACCGAATGTAAAGTTTATAAAACCAAATCGATTGAACCATTTGAACTTTATAAAACTCTTACCGGAAAAAGTAAAAATTATAAAATTCCAAGTGATGTAATTACTAAAAGTACAAATCTTAGTTTAACTGAAAAAATTTCTAAATGGTTAAGAATTAATCTTTTCATTCCCGATGCAAAAATTGGTTGGAAATATTTTGCAGTTAAGGAAGGATTAAAAATTATTCGGAAAGAAAAAGTTGATTTAATTTTTTCCACATCTCCGCCGCATACAGTTCAGCTTATTGCAAATAAATTGGCAAAGTTCACAAAACTCAAATGGGTAGCTGATTTTAGAGATCCTTGGATGGAAATTGTTCATTATCAAAATTTACAGAGAAATTTCTTTACCAAGTTAATAGATCAAAATTTAGAAAAAAAAGTTCTGAAAAATGCAGATTCAATAATTACAATAAGTGATGATATTGTTGATTTGTTCAAATCTAAAATCGGAGAAAAAAAATATTTTGTAATTCCCAACGGTTTTGATGAAACTGATTTTCACAAAACAGAAAAAGTAAAAAATAATATTTTCACAATTGCTTATACCGGAGTAATTACAAAAACAAGAGTTCCGTTTGTGTTTTTATCAGCATTGAAAAAATTTATAAATGAAGATGATATTACAAACATTAAATTTATCATTGCTGGAAAAACTTGCAGCGAATTTTCTAACGAAGTGAGAAAATTAAATCTTGAAAATTATGTTAAAGAAAAAGGATTTCTGCCGCATCATGAATCGACAAATATTTTACAAAATGCTGATGTTCTGCTTTTAATAATTGATGATGTTCCAAATAATAAAGGATTTTTAACCGGAAAAATTTTTGAATATTTGGGTTCGAAAAAACCAATTTATGCTGTTGGTCCAATTGATGGAAACGCAAATGAAATAATAGTTAAATCCGATTGCGGGAAAATGGTTGATTACAAAGATGAAAAAAATACTTATAATTTATTGAAAGAAATGTATGATAATTGGCAAAATAATTCTTTTAACTACAAATATAATGTTGAAGAATATTCACGAAAAAATCTTACAAAAAAATTATCTCAAATTTTTGATGAAGAGATTAAATGA